GCACTGTCAGGTATATTATTTCCAACAACGCTTAGAAACCGCAGTGTCTTTAATTTATAAATCTCATTTGGTAATTCATCGAGGTTGTTATCTCTTAAGTTTAGAATTTCTAGATTTTTAAGGTTACAAATTTCTATTGGTATCGTTTTAAGTTTATTTTTCCCTAAATACAATATTTTTAGTTCCGTTAATAATCCTAATTCCTTTGGTATACTTTGTAGTTGATTGTCTCCAATAGATAAATTAGTAAGATTACGAAGTTTACTAATTTCTTTTGGTATAGAATCTATTCCACTTCGAAATATTGAGATTTCTTTTAAGTTTTGTAAACTTCCAATTTCTTTGGGAATTGTAGAGATACCATTTAATATTAAAGTTTCATTACCGTGGCTATATCTTCCTTTCAAATCGTGGATTGTTAATTTCTCCAAATTTTTCAAATTACTAATTGATTCAGGAAGTTTATTAATAGGTAAAGTTCTAAGTTCAAGTAAATTTAGACTTTCTAGAGCCCCCAGTTCGATAGGTAGTTTTTTTATTCGACTATTGGCAAGTTTTAGTTCTTTTAAACGGCTTAGATTTTTAATACTTTTAGGTAATTCTGTAATATTAGTATGCGAAATAATTAAAGTTTCTAAATCGACTAGTTTCCCTATTTTTTGCGAAATACTTTTCAATTCATAAGATTGTAAAATAATTATTTTTTTTAATTGTTTAGAATGGATGACTTTTTTAGGGATGTTGTCAATCATATTTAAACTGACATAATTATACTTTAATTGTTGATCAATTTGCTTATCAGAAGTTGTTTCCAAGTCTTCCGGTTCAGGTTCTTCTTGTGCGTAAAAAGAATTCGAAATAATGAAAAAGAATAATAAAATTAAATTCCGCATTGTTTTATGTTATTTCCAACACTGATATGCCATTGTTTTAATGATTTATATCAGTAGTTTATTTAAATTCGAAGTTAACGGTTTTTTATTTAGAATATTAATTAGCTCTTGATAGGTAACATTATTTATTTTTTAAAATTAGTTAAACCTTATGGTTGTGGCGATTAATGTCAAATAATAGTCTTTATTTTTTTAATCCTTTTCACATAAAAAAGCCACCTAATTAGGTGGTTTTTTTTATATGTTAATTAGTGTAACTAATCGTTGATTTTCTTTTAAATTTCAAAAACATCTATTTGCTTATCTTCTATTTTTTTTACATATAATTTTTCATCAGAAATAATTATTTTTCCATAACCAGTTTGACCTTCATCATTATTGGTGTTTAAAATAGTTGGGTCTTCTTCTGGATTATCTAAGTCTATTGATAATAGTTTATTATTTGATATTTGAGTAAAATAGATCGTGTTTTCATAAATATCAAAGCCTAATATATTACCGTTACTATAATTGTTGTTAGGTGTATTAGGTATTGTAAAAATAATAGTCGACACTTCGGTTGGATTACTTAGATCTAAACGGCGGATTTCCTTTTCAGATGAAAAATATAAATAGTTACCAATTACGCGCGTATTAGTTGGTAAAATAAAATCTTCGCTAAAAATTAATTGATCATCACCAGATTGGTTTAACTCATAAAAGTTATTAGTTGGTGATAACCCATTAGGGCTTGATAAGTACATTAATTTATCCGCGTTTTTAAATAATTCCGACCTTGATGTCCCAGTGATAGTATTTATGGATTGTACTCCAGCGCTAATATTATTTAAATCTACTTGTTTTATACCTTTATTGACAGCCCAAGCCCAAGCGCCTTGAAAATATAGTGTATTACCTATTACCTGTAATGTAATTGGTGTATCTGTTAAGTCTTCTATAACGTGCTCTGTCGTACCTGTGTTTAAATCGGTTCTATAAATATTATCACCGAAGATAAAATACATGTAGCCATTAGCAATATCATAATCGTCAATTTCTGAGATATAATCAATTGCTGTTGTAAAGTCTATAGTATTAGTATAAACAGGGTCGGTTGTTTCATCAATAACAATAATTGGGGTGCCATCCTCTGTTGGGGTTGTTGTGTCATCGGAATGACTACAACTAAAACTTAAAAGAAGTAACGTAATAAGGGGTAAAATAGTGTTTTTCATTAGTTTTAAAATTGGTTGATTTAGAACAAAAGTATTTTTTTTGTTATAGGTGAATGTTAAGTAAATGATAAAATCGATGTATGGTAGAAATTGATAATATTGATTTTATTTAGAATCACTATTGCATAAAGAACTGATAGTTATTGTTTTTTTAGAAAGATCTTACAATATCATGGATAGCAGTAGGGAGATACAATAATTTTAGTTTTGCTTTTAATATGTGTATTCTGATTGCCTCAATTTCAGATCTATTTTAAACAACAGTGGAACTTTCAAAAGTATCTTTTTTTCGTTGCTGGATATAATGATTTTTGAAGGTAAATAAGTCTGTTTTTATATGTTTTGCTAGATAGTTTAAAGACAATAAACTAACAGTAAAATAGATGTTAGTAGACATCTATTATTTATATTTATTCATTAACCCAAAGTCGAAAGGGGTCCATAAACAGGATTTTAAGCCACTTTCTTTAAACGCGATATTTACCCAACTGTTGCAAGTATTAAAACAAGAATAACTTCCTTTTGATTTATAAAAATTATCTGTAGAGGAATAGCCTTTATTATCAAGAATAATTTTACTTCCGTTGGCATTACTTTCAAATGTATTCAGTAAATAATTGTTTAGTTTATGTAATTCAGAGTTAGTTACTTTTATTTCCATCCAATCGGAACGTTTCTGTTTGTAACGGGTGACATGCATTAATGTCGAACTTTGTAAAAACATAGCTTTAAAAGCATTACTAAAGGTTAAGTCGCCCCAGGTAGGGGTGTTGATATAAAAGTTTTCATCGCCCCAACCAAAAGATAAATATTTTTCTTTATTATTATATTTTAGACCAGATAACACTAAACTATTAATGTTTTCTATAGGTATTAAAATATCTAAATGCACGCCATTTGTATTTAGATATATCAGTTTTTTAGCGTTGGTATTACGCTCTTTTCTATCAATTGTTATTGAAGATAAAATTAAAGAAACAATTATATATGTTATAGGAATAAGCAAAAAACACAAAAACCATTTAATTATTTTCTTTGCTATTTTCATAAAGTTTGATTTGTTCTAAGGCAGCTATATTTAAGATATGACTTGTTTTTAAAGATTTATTGCTTTTTATTGTATTCTAGTTTTACATTCTGATAGTGGAGAAGTATATGCAGTTTTTATACCCATTGTTGTACAGCGTATTTCTAATTTTTGAAAATTGAGATTTATGAGTCTCATTAAATATAAAATATGTTGGCATTTTTTTTCCGTCAAGGTTTAAAATTATAGGTGCTAGCGCCTCTTTTTTATCATTAAGTATTATTTTTTCCATTACAGAATATTTAAATTCTTTGTTATGGGTTTTACATAATTTATCTACTTCACTTATTAGTATTAAAGCGTCAATTCTAATCTTCCCTGTTGCTTTAATATTTTCTAATTGTAAACCAGTAACTTGATTTATGTTTGAAGTATAATGCAAGTCTTTATTTTCTAAGTTTAAATCTTGATACTGAAACAACAATCCTTCCTCAAGTATTGAGGATGTTTTTTTACCGTTGATGCTTTTTCTTATTAAAACAAAAGGAGTGATAGCAATAAAAATTAACAAAGCTAGAATAAACCCTAAAATTGAAGAAATAACAGCTCTACCACTAACTGAGCTTTTAAAAAATAAAGTCCAATATTGATTAATACTATTAGTTTGAAAGCAATACGAAACTATTTTAAAAAGATTTCCTGAGTTAATAAAAAGATTAATTATTAATATTAAAATTCCAACTCCAAGTAATACTATTCTTATTCCATTCATGTTTTTTAGTGTGTAATTATTTGTACTTGTCCGTAACGTAAAACCGATATCACATCACTTTTTGTGCTTTATATAGTAGTTAAGTTAAAGATTTTATTATAGGTTATAACGTGATAATACTCTCTTATTAGCACTAATGCTTCTTATTTTTTTTAATGAATTAAAATTCACTTTAATAAATGCGTAATTATTTTTATAGTTAGATTTATTTAGTTACGAACTAAATTGCAGATGCAATATATCCGTAGTAATGTTAGTAAGTCCACCATGAGTAAACTATTTTTTGAGAGTGTTGTAACTAATTAAGCTTCTGTTTTTTTCTTTGAATTAATTAACTCAATTAACTTTGTTAGAGATGATTTAATTTTTTCAGATTTACTTTTTTTAAGCATCAATTCGGCTTTCTTTTTCATTTGGTTATAATTTGCTTCAGGGTAGAATTCAATCAGTTGCGTAAAATACTTATTTATTCCTTGAGCAAGTTTAGTTTTTCCGTTTTCTGAAAATGCCTTTTCTTCGTTTATCTGGTCCAAATAGATGGTGTAATTACTTATAAGAGTTTCAATATTAGAATTAATTCTATTCTTAACACTCAATGAATTTGGGTCGTCTGCACTTTCTTTTATTCTGTCATTTCCTAATTTAAAATAATCAAGTTGCAAGCTCAAACCAAATTGCCAAACAGCTAACATTTCTATGTCATAAACATATTTGTCTTTGCGATTAGTAGCTCCATAAATTTCAGTCATGTCCTTCCAACGGTCAAAAAAATCGGTTGCAACATCATTCCGATGTCTTAAACCTAATTCCTTGTCTTGAAGTACAATTTTAAAATTTTGTTCGTCTGTTAGTTTTTCGACTATTAACCTTTGTTGTGGGTTGTCAAAAGTAGGTTTCTTTTCATCGTCTTCATAACCAAACCTCAAGTTTAAGATTACATCTTTATAGTCTGTTGTATCCCAATATCTCTTATCTAGAGGATATTCATTTTTTTCTGTTTGACAATTAGTTAATGTTAGTAAAACTAATCCTAGAAGAATATGCTTAATTTTTATCATCAATTTTAATTTTTGGTTTTTTGTATTGGTTTAGCGAAGTTAATAAACTATCAACTTTTTTCTCGTATCTTTTTTGTTCACTTAAAACATAGCTGTGAAAAGTATCGTAATCATACTCTTTTTGAAAAATTTTTTCTTTTGTTTTTATATCTTTTATTATTGCTTCGATTTTGTTTTTATCGAAATCTTTTAAATAAGAAATCTTTTGTTTTGCTTTGCGGACAAACAGTTCTGTAATTTTGATGTGATACTTTTCATGGGTTAAGAGCTCTGTATCGTTCAAATTCTTTTTATAAACGAAAGAGCGCGAGGGATAAAATAATGATTGTATAGTCACAGAGTTATTATAAATATCACTGTCTATTGCAGTTACAACATATGCAAAGCGTTCGTTACCATAAAGCGACTTTTTGAAAAATTCTAATCCCCTAAAATTCTGAAATGTAATTTGATCAAATTTATCAAACGTCATAGGCTTTTCGTAATTCAAGTAATTTGTGTGACTCAAAATGCCGAAGCCGATTGAAGTTAAAATTAGAATTAAAATGCTGTATTTGGTAAATCGTAATAATCTTTTTAACAGTTTCTTATTCTCCTCTTTTCGTTCTTTTAATAATTTAAATAATTGATAAAATACTGGCGAAAAATAAAGTAAGACAATCAGTATAATCATTAATTTTTCATTCATTCTTGAAGTTTTAATATACTACTTTTAAATCAACGATTATTTAATATGTTTATGGTGTTTTTATATTATTGTAGTTGTTAACGAATAACTTTGAACAATCATAAAAAATACATTAAACTTTTAAGAGTGGTTATTTTCTTTATTATTGATTAACATGTAAATTCCGTAACCTAAAGAGAAGATTCCATATAAAGCCATCATTCCATCAAAAAATGCTAATCCCCCTTTATCCATGGCTACTCTGGATCCTCCTAGACCAATAAAAATTATCCCTATCAATATTTTGCCTAATCCTTTTTTTATCTATATTCAGTTTTTATTTAATATTTTATTACTAGTAAATTGCTTACAATGTCTCGTATAAGAAACGTAAGGTAGGTGATAAGAAGTATCGTTTCGGTTTATTAATTAGCTAAATATAAATATTTTGCTTTTATTTTTTACTTAAAAGACCAATTTTATATTTAACGGACTTTCTTAATATTTCTAATGTTTAAATTTAGCAGATTTGCTTTATGTTTTTTATACATTGTGTGTACCCATAATGGCTTCTTTTATTTACGGAAAGGAAATAATTAATCTAAAGGGTGTAAGTCCCTTGTGCGTAAGAGTAACCCTTCGGCTACGTTCAGCATAGGCTTACTGAAGCATTAGTAAGTCTCAAGGTTGAAAGGCCCTTTGGTGTGATGATTTACGAAATAACGTATACGTTCCTGAGTGCTATTGTTAATAACAATAGTGACGAAAGGAACAACGTAGTTGCGTACGTATGGTGGTTTGAGAGGCGCACTCCGACTATTTTAGTCGGAGCCGTCTACTCGATTATCTTCTGTTGCGACCCGTTCGAGTAAGCACGTTATATTTCGTTTCCAAAATATATAAATAAAATTCTATTGTTTAAAGTCCTTTTTGATTTGGTCAATAAACGAATTTTCTATTTTTGTTATTTTATCGAGACTTGCGATAAACCAATTTCTTTGTCCTTGATTTGCTCTAAAAGGAATAATCTTTAAGGCGTTATTTTTTAAAAATGGTGTGACTGCCCATTTTGCCATAACCGAAATTCCCAAATTAGCACTAACCAATTGTAAAATGGCTTCGGTCAATTGTACTTTTTGAATAGAGTTTACCAAACTAATGTCATTTTGTAGAATATTGGTCAAAACGTAATTTTTTTCTTCGGGAATGTCATAAAGGATTAGGTTCTGCTTTTTAAGGTCGGAGAGTTCAAGTCTCTCAAAATCTATCAAATCATTTTCTTTTGAAAGAATAACGACCATTTCATCAGTTATTAATGGTTCAAAGTTTATAGATGGGTTATTTGATTTGCTACTTACGATAGCCATATCAATCTTGCCTTCGGCAAGATATTGAAGTGGTTCTTTTGTAGCCTCAATATTAATCTGAACGTTGATTTCAGGATTATTTTTTCTAAATTCTTGAACAACTTTTGGTAGCCAGTGATAACAAGTGTAACATTCCGTTGTTAAGCGAATTTTCTTTTTTTTACCTTTTTTTAATTCATCAAGCTCCGCATTGAGTAGGTTAAAGGAAGTTATCAATTTTTCAGAAGTCCTATATAATACTTGCCCAGTTTCTGTTAGGATCAATTTTTTGTTCAATCGATTAAAGACTTTAAGACCTATTTCTTCTTCCAGCTTTTTTAGTTGATGACTTAATGCAGGTTGCGAAAGGAACAATTTCTTTGAAGCTTTCGTCACAGAACCTTCTTTTACAATCACATTCACCAGTTTTAAATTTCTTAAAGACACATCCATTATTCTATAATTTTATAGATATGATAAAATTAATTCATTTTTTTCATATTACCAAAACAAATACCTTTGCTTCATATAATTTAAAAAATAGAAATTATGAAATACACAATTCAAATTTTAGGTAATAAAATCCCCTTTTTATTATAACATTAATCTTTAACACAAACGTTATGGTACAAAAAAGCAAAGCAACATCAAGTTATTACGAAGTGTACGGCAGTAAGATGCACGTACTTGAATACGGAAAAGGGAAAGGAAGCCCAATTCTCTTTCTACACGGAAATCCTTCCAATAGTTTTTTATGGAGAAACATCACTCCTTATGTAGAAGGAACTGGACACCACATTATCATTCCAGACCTTATTGGTATGGGGAAATCTGATAAGCCTGCAATTGATTATACCTATATGGAACAGTACGCTTATGTAGAAAAGTTAATCGAACAAATGGAACTTAAAAATGTAACGCTCGTATTGCACGATTGGGGTTCAGGACTCGGATTTAATTACTTTGCAAACCATCAGACAATGTAAAGGCGATTGTTTTTATGGAAGGAATAATACAGGATATAGGTACTTATTTTGATGAGGGCACACAAGAATTTTTTAAAAAATTGAGGGGTAAGGACGGTTATAAAATGATAGCGGAAGACAATGTTTTTTTAAACGAAGTTCTACCGACTTGGGTGGTTAGAGGATTGACTGAAGATGAATTGAACGCTTACAAAGCTCCTTTCCAAACTGTTGAAAGTAGAAAGCCTATTTGGAAATTTGTTTCTCAAGTGCCATTTGATGGGAAACCAGAATTAACATCTGCAATAGTAAAAAACTATAGAGAGCAATTACAGAAGTCAGAAATTCCAAAATTGTTTTTTTATGCAGAGCCAGGTGCATTTATGCCAGAACAAGTTCGTAACTGGATTATTGGGAATATCCCAAATATGGAAGTTGTCAACATAGGTTCAGGAACGCACTTTATTCAAGAAGACAATCCAGACTTGATTGGTCAAAAAATCAAGGAATTTGTTTTAAAACTTGAAGATTAAAAGTTCAATTTAAATCCTACAATTTTGTTATGTCTCAAATTCCGTGAGTTTTTGGGACATTTTTTGTTTTATTTCGAAAGTTTTTTTAGCAATTGAAGATAACTAATGTAAGTGTTTTTGGGATTATATATCCCGTTATGACAACTTTTTGTTGTTTTTTTAGGGGTATTAAATTTTTGTATCGTTATATCTAAAGGGTTTGAAATTAACATAAGGTCTTTCATTTTTAGGTGTTTGTATGTTAGTATTTTATGTCTTAGTATGTCCTAATAACGATTGGTTTTAGTTTGTATATTAGGTCTTAAGTTATAACTAACTTTGATTTAAATTGCATTGTTAACTTCAATCCAATAGCCATCTGGGTCCTGAAAGTAAATTTGTTGTACACCATCGTCTCGAACATAGTCTTTTTTTTTGGTGTCACGCCAATCGGAGTAATAAATAGCTAAATGCTTAAGGTGTGCTATAAACGCTTCAAAATTAGGAGTACCCAAAGCAAAATGAACGGCTTTATTGGTTTTAACTTCTAATTCTGGTCTAGGTATTAAGTGTATTTGTTTAGTATCTGTCAATGCTAGCCATTGTGTTTTTGAATTTGAAGCTGTGTTTTTTATGGATTGTAACCCAAAGACGGTTTTGTAAAAATTAACAGATAGGTCTACTTCTTTTACAGATAGTGCAATATGATCTAGTTCAAACGTCATTATAATAAGTGGTATTTTGGTTTCTGAATTTAAAACTAATTAAATGATATTGTGTTTTTAAGTCGTTAACAGCGCAGTGTATTTTATTTAAAGAATAAACTTCTAATTTTTGCTAAAAATCCAATATTATCATTCAGATCAGTAGCAGGTTGTGCTGGTTTTAATAGAAGGTCTAAAGTAGCCTCATAATCTTGTAAGTCTCTGTTATTGTCGTTATAAATATACTGCCATTTAAAATTAGGAAGTAATATTTTAGAATTGACAGCGTCATCCCATTCGACTTTAAGTCCATTCTTACTTAAAATTTCAGCCACTTTTTGTCCTACTTTTAATGTAACGTCATCGTCAGAGTTATCCACCTTTTGAAACGCAATATATAGGCTTGAATGTTCTGGAGTAATCGCTCTAGACAAGTCTTGTTCGTGATAAAAGCAATACCCCTCAGAAGGGGATTGGTTTTGTCGTAATGCTCTTTCGATTTCAACCACCTCATATTCGCCATCACTAGTCGTATATCCTGCGTTGTGTAGTGCTATGATATTAGCGGAGCAGAGTGCATCAAAAGCTTTAATTAGCTTTTCAGTATCTGTTGGATGGGGCCAATGTTTACTTTCGGAAAGTAATGTATTATAGGTTTCTGTTATACATTGAAAAGCCCAAGCTTCAGAAATCTCCTCTTCAAAACCATTGTCTTCGATTTCTTCAAGGATAGTGTCCTTAATTTCTGAAATGGAACGAAACCCCATTCTGACTTGATTATAAACAGATTCAAATATAAATTGTTTGTTTTCTGTCATTGTTGTACAATGGTGTTGGTTTATAATTGTATTTGGTCTTAAATAGCATCAGGTGTCATCCAAACAATAGATGTATTTTTAAAATAGTTGTGAATAATAGGAACTACTTTTTGAACTTTAGTATGGATATCATGAAATAACAAAATCCCATGCCTCCATAATAGCATTAATTTAATTTGTCTGTCTGCCACTTGTTGTACATTTAATTTAGAACTCCAATCTCTAGAGTCTATATTCCATAAAATTATTTTAGAGTCTTTTTCTGTAAAATAATCCGTCATTGCTGTGTTACGTTGTCCGTAAGGTGGTCTAAAATACACGAGCTTATCATTATTTTCAGGATAGATTTTATTAATCAAAGCACTAGTATAGTCAATAGACGTTTTCCATAAATCATATTTTTGATGGGCTTTATGGACTTTTCCATGAGAAAACACTTTGTTATCCCCGTATAATTGCTTTACAGCTTCTTTGGATGTGGCGTTTAATCTTTGTTCTAGATTTTCTCCTAACACAAAAAACTGTCCTGTTAAATCATAATTATTTAGGACTTTAATAAGTTTATCTGTATTACCATTGACAGCAGTAGGACCATCGTCAAAAGTTAATAAAAAGTGTTTGTCTATAAAATTGTGTCCTTGAATTTCATTTTCTGAAAACTGTAAAATTTCACTTGTAATTTTAGGAAATAAAGCCGCTAATCGTAACTGCTCTCCAATGTAATCCGTATAAAATACTTGAGTTGCTTTATACCACGCTACGAAATTAGCAGGCATATCAGATTCTAATGCAATGGCAGATAATACCTCCCAAGTACTATTGTTATTAACGCAAATAACATCTTTTAAAGAAGCGTCCGACAGTTTAGTAAAATTAGCAATAAGTCTTGCTTTAGTGTCTTTTTTCCATTGTGTAATGGATTCTAATTTAGCCTTTGGGACTTTGACTTTAATCCTTTGGGCTAAATCAGTATCTGATAGTACATCGTAGTCATTAAAAACTTCAATAAAAACAAGCATTTCGCATTTTGAAGCCACGTCAAAACTATTACTAGACTCTAAAGTTAATGGCCAGTTGTTACCAACGTCTTCATTTAGACTGTTAGCAAAAGAAAATAACGGAAGTAATAAAAATAAACTGTAAAGACATGTTATATTATATTTCATGGTCTATCTTAATTTTGCAGTCATTCTTGCAATTCCCTCATTATAAGCTCTGTGCTCTCTATTGTTTTTAGCAAATTTGTAGTTGTCTAATGCGTCTTGCCACTGTTGTTTTTTCTCGTATATTTTTGCAATGTTGTAGTACGAGCTAGCTCTAACAACATGTGCTTTACTACCATAAGCTAAATCTATTGCTTTACGGTTGGCCCATAATGCTTCTGCTTCTTTATTAAGTTTCTGAAAAGCTAACCCTAAGTTACTATAGGCTTGTCCATTTTTGTAATTTAGCTCTATGGCACTTTGATATAAAAAGATAGCGTTTTCTAAATTGCCTGCATGGTATTCTTCTTCTCCTTTTCTATTAATAATTGTAGATTCACTTTTATCAGAACTAGTGACTACAGATTGATCGCCGTCAAATCTATAGTTTCTTAAAATGGTACTTACACCTTCCCAACTCGTTGCATTTTTAAAGTCACCAACATTTACAATGTTTCCCATCTCATCAATTAAAAAAGGAATCCAAATAGTGCCTTTTAATCCTGTTGGCATCGTGTAGGTTTTAATAAGTGTATTTCCGATATAAATAAATACTTTAGCTCTACTCACATTAGACAAATTTGAATTGTTAATCAATTCTTTATCTGAAAAATTATGAACTGCATAAACATACTTTTTACCTTGTTCCTTTTTTGTAATAGTTATCGTTTCTGGACCATAGCCATCTGTATCATCAACATCTAAAATGGCGTGTGAAGATTCTTTTTTATAATAACAAACGTAACCTCCTGCATATGATAAATGCGAATCTATGTCTTGCGGAGAGTTATCCCAACTTAGTACAATTCGCATACCATCCAATTCTTGCATTGTAGGACTTATAGCATATGTTAATCCTTCGCACAAACATTTTGTAATTAAAGGAGAATAGCCATCCTTTTTGATAATAACGATGACCTCAGAATCATTTCTGAACTGTTCCGGAATGGATGCAATACCATTAGAATTAGTATATTTAGTAATAGAGGTTTCTCCATTTTTTTGAAAAATCACCTCTGCACTCGGTATGGTTTTATCTTTTATTATGGCGCTTAGCACTAAAAGTTCTGATGATGATTGTGCAAAGGTTGTTGTGCCGACAATAAGTAATAGGAGGGTGCAAAAGATGTTTTTCATTTTGGATTTAAGTTTAAATTAATGTTATTATGTTAAGGTGTAATAGGGTAGCACGGATGATATGTAACGGGTTAGGTGTAGTGCTAAGCCAAATATAAATATATTGTGCGACTATTTTTGTAAATTGTAACTTAAGATTGGAAGATTAATAAAAAAAATGAGACATTTAAATCATGTGTCATTTTCAAGCTTTTTTAGAGACTATTGGAAGCGGTTTTATTTTTTTTAGGAGGAAAGACAATGATATGTGAGTCATAATCTGTGTAATTGGTAAACTTGGTTTTCAAGAATAACGGCTTGTTATTGTCGATATCATATTTTTTGGCAGGTGCGCCATTCCAATTACACTCTTTTAAATACTCAAAACGAGTGATCCATGTATGCCAACCTTGCTCGCTAAATCCCCATCCAAATTCGTTAGCCTTTAATAGGGTAGTGATTTGATCTTTATCGTCATCGACATCAAAAACGTTTTTGATTGCAATATTGGGTTGTTTCCATACATGATATGTTTTATCTGTTTTAAAGTTTTGTAAACAGGCTTTATATTCTGAAGACTGTTTTGATATAAAAAGATAGGCGTCCCAATTATAAAATTTGGTTAA
This portion of the Olleya sp. Bg11-27 genome encodes:
- a CDS encoding alpha/beta fold hydrolase, whose amino-acid sequence is MVQKSKATSSYYEVYGSKMHVLEYGKGKGSPILFLHGNPSNSFLWRNITPYVEGTGHHIIIPDLIGMGKSDKPAIDYTYMEQYAYVEKLIEQMELKNVTLVLHDWGSGLGFNYFANHQTM
- a CDS encoding DUF6891 domain-containing protein — protein: MTENKQFIFESVYNQVRMGFRSISEIKDTILEEIEDNGFEEEISEAWAFQCITETYNTLLSESKHWPHPTDTEKLIKAFDALCSANIIALHNAGYTTSDGEYEVVEIERALRQNQSPSEGYCFYHEQDLSRAITPEHSSLYIAFQKVDNSDDDVTLKVGQKVAEILSKNGLKVEWDDAVNSKILLPNFKWQYIYNDNNRDLQDYEATLDLLLKPAQPATDLNDNIGFLAKIRSLFFK
- a CDS encoding leucine-rich repeat domain-containing protein → MRNLILLFFFIISNSFYAQEEPEPEDLETTSDKQIDQQLKYNYVSLNMIDNIPKKVIHSKQLKKIIILQSYELKSISQKIGKLVDLETLIISHTNITELPKSIKNLSRLKELKLANSRIKKLPIELGALESLNLLELRTLPINKLPESISNLKNLEKLTIHDLKGRYSHGNETLILNGISTIPKEIGSLQNLKEISIFRSGIDSIPKEISKLRNLTNLSIGDNQLQSIPKELGLLTELKILYLGKNKLKTIPIEICNLKNLEILNLRDNNLDELPNEIYKLKTLRFLSVVGNNIPDSALKKIKNKLPDCKIWNGKYIE
- a CDS encoding tetratricopeptide repeat protein, which codes for MKNIFCTLLLLIVGTTTFAQSSSELLVLSAIIKDKTIPSAEVIFQKNGETSITKYTNSNGIASIPEQFRNDSEVIVIIKKDGYSPLITKCLCEGLTYAISPTMQELDGMRIVLSWDNSPQDIDSHLSYAGGYVCYYKKESSHAILDVDDTDGYGPETITITKKEQGKKYVYAVHNFSDKELINNSNLSNVSRAKVFIYIGNTLIKTYTMPTGLKGTIWIPFLIDEMGNIVNVGDFKNATSWEGVSTILRNYRFDGDQSVVTSSDKSESTIINRKGEEEYHAGNLENAIFLYQSAIELNYKNGQAYSNLGLAFQKLNKEAEALWANRKAIDLAYGSKAHVVRASSYYNIAKIYEKKQQWQDALDNYKFAKNNREHRAYNEGIARMTAKLR
- a CDS encoding VOC family protein, producing MTFELDHIALSVKEVDLSVNFYKTVFGLQSIKNTASNSKTQWLALTDTKQIHLIPRPELEVKTNKAVHFALGTPNFEAFIAHLKHLAIYYSDWRDTKKKDYVRDDGVQQIYFQDPDGYWIEVNNAI
- a CDS encoding LysR family transcriptional regulator, coding for MDVSLRNLKLVNVIVKEGSVTKASKKLFLSQPALSHQLKKLEEEIGLKVFNRLNKKLILTETGQVLYRTSEKLITSFNLLNAELDELKKGKKKKIRLTTECYTCYHWLPKVVQEFRKNNPEINVQINIEATKEPLQYLAEGKIDMAIVSSKSNNPSINFEPLITDEMVVILSKENDLIDFERLELSDLKKQNLILYDIPEEKNYVLTNILQNDISLVNSIQKVQLTEAILQLVSANLGISVMAKWAVTPFLKNNALKIIPFRANQGQRNWFIASLDKITKIENSFIDQIKKDFKQ
- a CDS encoding polysaccharide deacetylase family protein, translated to MKYNITCLYSLFLLLPLFSFANSLNEDVGNNWPLTLESSNSFDVASKCEMLVFIEVFNDYDVLSDTDLAQRIKVKVPKAKLESITQWKKDTKARLIANFTKLSDASLKDVICVNNNSTWEVLSAIALESDMPANFVAWYKATQVFYTDYIGEQLRLAALFPKITSEILQFSENEIQGHNFIDKHFLLTFDDGPTAVNGNTDKLIKVLNNYDLTGQFFVLGENLEQRLNATSKEAVKQLYGDNKVFSHGKVHKAHQKYDLWKTSIDYTSALINKIYPENNDKLVYFRPPYGQRNTAMTDYFTEKDSKIILWNIDSRDWSSKLNVQQVADRQIKLMLLWRHGILLFHDIHTKVQKVVPIIHNYFKNTSIVWMTPDAI
- a CDS encoding DUF2459 domain-containing protein; protein product: MKIAKKIIKWFLCFLLIPITYIIVSLILSSITIDRKERNTNAKKLIYLNTNGVHLDILIPIENINSLVLSGLKYNNKEKYLSFGWGDENFYINTPTWGDLTFSNAFKAMFLQSSTLMHVTRYKQKRSDWMEIKVTNSELHKLNNYLLNTFESNANGSKIILDNKGYSSTDNFYKSKGSYSCFNTCNSWVNIAFKESGLKSCLWTPFDFGLMNKYK